The nucleotide window TGATAGCTTGAATGTTGGGGAAACAGATAATCCTGATTATTCTAGAATGACTATTGAGCTAAGTGCTGATGATAGAACTTTAGAACAGGTAAAAAAACAACTGGATAAGTTGATAGAGGTAATTGAAATAATTGAATTAGATAAGTCTAATATTGTTGATAGAGATCTGGCTTTGATCCGTGTTGACTGTCCTAAAGAAAATCGTTCAGAAATAATTCAAATTGTCGATACTTTTAGAGCAAAAGTAGTGGATTTATCTAAAGATAGCATTATGATTGAAGCAACAGGTACAGAGTATAAAATTGAAGGATTAATTGAAATCTTAAAGGAATTTGGTATTAGAGATATTGTGAGAACAGGTATTGTTGCTTTAAATCGGGGACAGGTTACTGATTAGATTGTTAAGATATATTTACTTGAAGATTGAGTGTGCTTTTTGCGTAAAGTAACTTAGTTTTTTTAAAAAAACAAGTCATTTTTAAAAAATAAATTAAGGAGTGGTTTAAATGGTAGAAATGTATTATGATAAGGATGCTAACTTGGAAGTATTGGAAGGTAAAACTATAGCAGTTGTAGGTTATGGAAGCCAGGGGCATGCCCAGGCACAAAATTTAAGAGATAGTGGTTTGAATGTAATTGTTGCTCAAAAAGAAGGAGAAAATTACACTAAGGCTGTTGAAGATGGTTTTGAAGTTTATACTGCAGCTGAAGCTGCTGCTAAAG belongs to Halanaerobiaceae bacterium ANBcell28 and includes:
- the ilvN gene encoding acetolactate synthase small subunit, which codes for MKHKHILSVTVANHPGVLTRISGLLSRRNFNIDSLNVGETDNPDYSRMTIELSADDRTLEQVKKQLDKLIEVIEIIELDKSNIVDRDLALIRVDCPKENRSEIIQIVDTFRAKVVDLSKDSIMIEATGTEYKIEGLIEILKEFGIRDIVRTGIVALNRGQVTD